The genome window GCAACGCTGAGTACACCTTCAAGCCCGAAGAGCGGGGAAAACTGCCCGTTTCTGAGGAAACTCTCGCCCTTCTGCAGGATACCCTGCGGCAGGTGGTGGTCAACAATCGCGGGACGGCGGTGCGGGCTTTCTCCGGCTTGGGAATCCCCGTATCCGGCAAGACCGGCACGGCGCAAACCGGACCCGGGTTGAAACCGCATGCCTGGTTTGCGGCTTACACCTCTGCCAAACGCGAGAACAAGCCCGATATTGCCGTGGTGGTGATTGCCGAGAACGCCGGCGAAGGTTCAGAGATTGCCGCGCCCATTGCCCGCCGCGTCATTGAAGTGTACTTCTTCGGACAGCCTCAGCGCATCTATCCATGGGAAGCCAAACTCAACGTGACTCGTACCCCCACCCCAGAGGTGACCGAAACCCCCAGCCCATGAGCGATGAAGCCTCGTTGATTCCCGGTCGTGTCATTCGTCTTCAGTCAGGGTTTTACACGGTGGAAACCCCGCAGGGTACCTGGACGTGCAAACTGCGCGGGCGCTTCAAACTGGAACAAAAGGACGGCGATGTCATCAGCGTGGGCGACTGCGTGCAGATTCTCCCGCTTTCTGACGGCACCGGCGTCATCGAGGTGATTGAGCCGCGCCACAGCGAACTGGTGCGCATGGATCCGCGCCCGCGCGGCGAGTACCGCCAGATTCTGCTCGCCAACATCGATCAAATTGTAGCCGTGTTTGCCTGCGCCAACCCCGAACCGCGCCTGCGCATGCTCGACCGCTTCCTGGTGATTGCCGAAAAACAGGGCATCCCCGCGGTGATTATCGCCAACAAGGTGGACCTGGTGGGCATGGAGCGAGCCCGCGAATTGTTCGGCATGTACCCGCCGCTGGGCTACCCGGTGATTTACACATCCGTGCGCCAGGGCGTGGGCTTGGATGAGGTGCGCGAGTGCCTGCGCGGCAAAATTACCGGACTGGCAGGTCCCAGCGGAGTGGGCAAATCCAGTTTGCTGAACGCCATCCAGCCTCATCTGGGTTTGGCGGTGCGCGAAGTCTCCGAAGCCAGCGGCAAGGGCAGGCATACCACCGTGGTGCGCCAGTTGTTTCGCCTGGAGATGGGCGGCTACGTGGCAGATTTGCCCGGTCTGCGCGCGCTGGCGTTGTGGGATACTCAGCCCGAAGAACTGGACGGCTACTTCCCGGAACTGCGCGACCGGGTGGCGCAGTGCCAGTTTAGCGACTGCACCCACACCACTGAGCCGGGATGTGCCGTGCTGGCGGCGCTGGAACGCGGCGAAATTCACCCGGCAAGGTATGAGTCTTACCTGCGCATGCGTTTTGGCGGGGAAGAGTAATGAAAATTTCTTCCTTAAACCCTGCTTTCATGCTCTATCTCTGGTATTCTGGCACAATCCTTGCATTGCAATTTCATTACAAAGCCGCTCCAAATATGGCGAAAAGTTTGGAGTTGGTTATAATAGGGTCGTAATTCTAGTTTGTCAAAGGAGTGTAATTATGACTAAGAAAATGCGTGTTGCTTATGCTGTTGTCTTCGCCCTGATCCTTGCCGCCCTCACTTTCGCCTATGCTGCGGCGAATACCGTGCCTGTGACGTATGCTGGAGATGGTTCCAGCATTACCAGTGGTTACACGGTGAGCAATGTGCACTATGTGCTAGATACCACCAACCCCGCCAACATTTCCCAGGTGACCTTCTCCCTGGATGCCCCGGCGAATGATGTACGGATCCAACTGGTCAATGGGGGTGCCTGGTTCTCCTGCTCCACTGCGGGTACGAGCGTGACCTGCAACGTGAGCGGTGTGACCGTGCTGGCAGCCAATACCCTGCGCGTTGTAGCGGTTCAATAATTCCTTTCCTTCACCCATCGAGAAAGGGCGCGACGTCGAAGCCAGAGGCCGCGCCCTTTCTTTAATCGCCAAAGCCTATGCGTAAGTACCTGCTCACCCGCCGCGCTCTGCTGATCGCCGCTTTGTCGCTCAGCGCCCTGGCCTTCCTGTGGGTTTTGCTGGCGCCCAGCCGCTTTGGCGGCGCGGTGGAGTATGTCATCGTCAGCGGCGACAGCATGGAGCCGCTCTTCCACAAGGGCGACCTGGTTTTACTGCGCCGCGCGCCGTTCTACGAGGTCGGCGATATTGTCGTCTACCGCTACCCGGGCATCGGCGCGGTCATTCACCGCATTGTGGATCGCCGCCTCGACCGATTTGTCCTCAAGGGCGACCACAACACCTGGGTGGATGGCTACGAACCGGCGCCGGACGAGATTCTGGGGAAATACTGGCTCTGGCTTCCCGGAATGGGTACAATATTCTTGCAACTGCGCTCGCCCTGGGCGCTGGCGATTCTGGTAGGGGTGGGCAGTTTGATTTGGGGGCTCTCTTCTATGCAATCGAAGTGGACAGAACGACGGAAAAAAATCAAAGCGCGTGTGGATGATGCCATCATGGCGGCGAGGCAGTCTGCCGGGCAGTTCGACACGGCAGTGATGGGAGCGGGAAAGTGGCTTTCCGGCAGGCAGGAAGGCTTTTTGCTGGTAATGTACATCATCGGCATTCTGGCGCTGGTGCTGGGCGCGTTTGCTTTCACCCGCCCGGTGAGTTTGACCGCGCCCGATAACCTGCTCTACAAACAAACCGGCGCTTACGCCTACACCGGCGAAGTGCCTGCTGGGGTGTACGATGAAAACCGCGTGGTCAGCGGTGGCGCCATCTTTCCCAAAGTATCCTGCGGGATTGAGGTGGCTTTTGACTATCAACTGCAAAGCCAGCACCCTGCGCAGGTCTCCGGTACCTATCAACTGATGGCGGTGGTCAACTCCACCACCGGCTGGCGGCGCACTATCCTGCTGAATGAACAGCCGGTGTTGTTCTCCGGCAAGACGTTCAGCGCGCAGGCGCCGCTGGATGTGTGCGAAGTGGAGAAGATGATTGCCCAGGTGCAGGAAGTTACCGGCGCGCAGACCTACCAGTACTTCCTGAGCGTTTACCCGCAGGTGAAAGTCAGCGGTACGCTGGGCGGCATGACCCTGGAAGAGACTTTCAACGAGCCGCTCTCTTTCACCGTGCAGACCGATCAGATTTACCTGAACGCGCCCGCCAAAGAGGACGCCAATCCGCTCCAGCCGGTCAAAGAAGGTGCGCTGGTGCGCATGAAGACGGTGGACAACACCCTGAGCATCTTCAGCATGGATGTGCCGGTGCGCACTGCCCGTACCCTCTCTGCCGTTGGGCTGGCAATTGCCGCGCTGGGCATTGGCCTGGTGCTGTACCTGCTTCAGCAAGCCGAGGGCAAGGACGAGAAGATGCTGGCGAAACTGGCGGTGGGTTCGCGCCTGGTTGAGGTGCAGGATCCCTTGGCGCGCGGCGATGCCCGGGTGGTGCATCTGCCCGCTCTGAGCGATCTTCTGCGTCTGGCGGAACAGCGCGAGGAAGTGGTCTTCTTCCACTACGCCGCGCCGGTGGCAACCTACTACGTGCGCGATGGCGATGTGCTGTACGTGCATCGCAAACTGGGCCCTGCCGCCGCCGAGGGGGTGGATGAGTCCACCCGCCAGGCGCTGGTGCGTGCGCTGGAAAAGGATGAATTTGCTCTGTACTTCCAGCCTTCGGTCTCGCTGGAGGACGGCAGGGTGGTGCAGTTGGAGTCCTTCCTGCGCTGGCGGCATCCTGAGCGGGGACTGCTCATGCCTGTACAGTTCCTCCCCGAAGTGGAACGTGCCGGTATGATGATGCAGGTGGACCTGTGGGTTCTGCGGCGCGCCTGCGAGTATCTGGCACAGTGGCGCGAGGCGGGCTACCCGCTCTATCCGGTTGCCATTAACCTTTCCTTGCAGTCGCTGGCAACAGAAGGTTTTGCCGCCCAGGCCCAGGCGATGGTTGCCGGGCTGGGTGTTTCGCCGGAGTGGCTGTACCTGGAAATCCCGGAAAACGGGCTGGATGTCAGCCCTGTGGGCGCGGAGAATCTGCGCCAACTGCGCGAAGCCGGTTTTGGCATTGTGCTGAACGCCGGCGAGCGCTTCAACCCCGAGGCGCTGGAAGCCGAACCCGTCCAGCAAATCAAACTGGGGTATCCGGTGGTGCAGAAGTTGAGCGCTGTCAGTGAAATGCAGGACCTTGCCAGCCGGTGGATTTCGCAAGCCCACGAGCGCAAGATCCGCGTGGCGGCGGTAGGTGTGGAAACCAGTCAGCAGTTGGGCTTCTTCCGCCTGCACGCTTGCGATCAGGCACAGGGCTACTGGATCAGCCCGCCGGTAGCAGCGGAAGACCTGCCGGGCTTTCTGGCGCAGAAACGAGCGTGGGTAGAAGTTTCTTCCAAACCCGAATGAGGCAGAGATGCGGCGGTTGCGGGTGCTGTTGGGTGTGATGTTTGTGTTCATCCTGCTGGGGGCTGTCTCAGCGGTGGCGGGCGCCAATGTGGTGCCAGTTACCCGCGCCGGGATGATCACCCGCACCAATACTCCCAACGACTTCCGCCCGCCTGCCTGCACGGCAAACGTGACTTCAATTATCAGTGGGAGTGGCACCCTCAACGGCACTCCAGGGAATGACTTGATGCTGGGCAGTGCTGTGGGCGATACGTTGTACGGCGGTGCGGGTAATGACTGCCTGATGGGCGGGGGCGGTTTTGACTGGCTCTTTGGGGAGGATGGCAACGATTACCTCAACGGCGGTCCCGGGTTTGATTTGTGCTTTGGCGGTTTGGGATTGAATACCTACGATGTCTCCTGTGAGATACAATGGTAATGGGGGAGCCATGAGGATGCAGAACATGAGCCGCAAAATGCGCTGGGCATGGATGGCGTTGGGCTTCCTGATTCTGGTGGGGTCTATCTCGGCGTTTGCCGCGGCAAACATTGTTCCCTTTACTCACCTGGGTGAAATTCTGCGCGCCAATACCGTCAACGATTTCAAGCCCCCGGAGTGCGCCGCGCTGAATCTCACCAATATCGTGGTGGGGAGCGGTACGCTCACCGGCACAAATCAAAATGATTTAATCCTGGCAAGTCCCTTCAATGATACGGTCAACGGGCGTAACGGTTCGGAGTGTATTCTGGGCGGCGGCGGGGACGATTATCTCGATGGTAGACAGGGAAACGATGTCATTCTGGGTGGACCCGGCGATGATACGCTGATCGGTGGCACGGGCAATGATTACTTAATCGGTGGACCCGGCTATGACTACTGCGAAGGTGGCGGGGGGACGGATACCTTCGACCCTTCGTGTGAGATTCAAATCCAGTAAAAAAGCCCCTGAAAGGGGCTTTTTCTTATGAGAGGGTTAATCCAGTGGTAGTACTGTGCCGCTTTGCGGATACTCCACCTTTGAGAAACCCGCTTCGATGATTTTCTCGCGCAGAGCGGCGGCGGCAAGTTCCTCGCCGTGCACCAGGGTAATCCCGCGCAGGGAACGGCGGCTTGCCAGGGCGTATTTCAGAAGCATATCCTGTCCGGCATGGGCTGAAAGCCCGCCGATGGTGGCTACCTCGGCGCGGCGGATGTAGGTTTCGCCGAAGATTTTGACCTTAAACTCGCGGTCTGCCAGGCGGCGTCCCAGCGTATCGGGGGCTTGCCACGAGACAATCATCACCGTGTTGCGCGCGTCTTCCAGATTGTTCTTCAGGTGGTGCAGGATGCGCCCGGTTTCCGCCATGCCCGATGCTGAGATAATCACCATCGGACCGGGCAAGCCGTTCAGGGCTTTGGACTCTTCCACATCGCGGATGTAGGTGAGGGTTGGGAAGTCCAGCGCGGGGTGGCGGTGTTCGCGGATGAACTGGCGGGTCTCCTCATCGAACAATTCGAGATGCTTCATGAACACTTCCGAGGCGTTAACCGCCAGCGGGCTGTCCACGTACACCGGCACGGAAGGCAAGTCGCCGTCGCTGATCATGCGGTTGAGCGAATAGACGATTTCCTGCGTGCGCCCTACGGCAAAAGCGGGGATGATCACCTTGCCGCCGCGTTCAAAGGTGCGCAGAGCCACCTCGCGGAACTCGGCGTACGCCGCTTCGGGGTCGCGGTGCGGTTTGTCGCCGTAGGTGCATTCCATGAGCAGGTAATCGGCATTTTCCGGCAGGACGGGGTCCTTCAGCAGGGGCAGTTTCTCGCGCCCGATATCGCCGGAGAACCACACCCGGCGGCGGGTGCCGTTCTCTTCCAGGTCCAGAATCACGCCCGCCGAGCCGAGGATGTGCCCGGCGTCCACAAAGCGGGCATGCACGCCCGGCGCGGGTTCAAAGGGCTGATTGTACGGTACAGGCACAAACAGCGGACTGACCGCTTCGGCATCGGCGCGGGTGTAGAGCGGTTCAATCGGCGGCTCGCCGCGGCGCAGGCGTTTCTTGTTCAGGTATTCGGCATCGGCTTCCTGAATGTGCGCCGAGTCCCGCACCATGATTTCGGCCAGTTCGGCGGTAGCCGGGGTGGCGTAAATGGGTCCTTCAAAGCCCTGCTTGACCAGGTTGGGCAGGTTGCCGGAATGGTCAATGTGGGCATGGGAGAGGATGACAGCGTCCAGACGGCGGGGGTTGAAGGGAAAAGTGCGGTTGCGGGTGTAGGTATCGGCGCGGCGTCCCTGAAACAAGCCGCATTCCAGTAAAACCCGCGCGCCGTTGATTTCCAGCAGATGCTGGGAGCCGGTAACGGTTTGGGCAGCGCCGAGAATACGAATGTTCATGAGATCTTCTCTTTCACCAGCAGTTGGATGAGTTCCTTGCCAAAGGTTTGCCAGCGCCAGGGCAGGTGCGCCATCAGGCGTTCAATGTCTTCCGGGGTGGTGACGTCGCACTGCGCCAGCGCGTGCATGGTGTCGCGCGGCAGGATGACGTCAGATTCAACGCCCATGCGCCTGCCGGCATCCTTGCGCCAGCGCTTGAGCATTTCCAGGCGTTTGAGTATCTGATGGTTGGGACGGGAGTAACCGGGCGGTTGGGGGGCAGGGCGGGTTCTGCCGCGCCGCAGGGCTTCCATGATGCCCAATCCGTAGCGCTCGAGATGCGCATAGGAAAGCCCCTGCACCTCTGCCAGGTCTTCCAGCGTCATGGGGTTGGCTTCGGCAATCTGTATCAGCACAGCGTTGGAGAGCACGCGAAAAGGCGGCAGGTTGGCAAAGCGGGCTTGCTGTTCGCGGAACTCCACCAGCGCCTGGAGCAAACTGGCTTGCTGGGGGGGTAAATCGGTTGTTCCGGCAACATCCCACCACATGGGCGGACGGGATTCTGCCGGCGCGGCGGGGGTTTCGCACACCCGCAGAAAATCTTCTTCGGCCAGCGCCGTCAGCCCACGCTCTGCCAGTTCCTTTGCCAAGTGGTTACGCAGGTCAATCAGATAGTGGGTGTCCAGCCTGGCGTAGTTGAGCATGGCGGGCGGGAGCGGGCGGCGCGCCCAGTTGGCGCGCTGATAACGCTTGTCCAGGGTGACGCCGAAATGCTCTTCCAACAGTGCCGCCAACCCGACTTCACTGCGCCCGAGGATGCGGGCGGCAATCATGGTGTCGAACAGATGGGTGAAGGTGAAACCAAAATCACGCTTCAGGCAGAGGATATCGTACTCGGCGGCGTGAAACACTTTTTCGATGCCGGGGTTGCTGAAAATCTCATTCAGCCCCGAAAGATTGACCGATGCCAGTGGGTCCACCAGATAATCTGCTCCCGGCACGGAAAACTGAATCAGGCAAATCTGTTCCTGATAAGCGTGCAAGCCGTTGGATTCGGTGTCCACCGCAATTTGCTCGCAGGCAAGCAGATGGTTCATCATCCGCCGCAGGGCGGTGGGGGTGGCTACCCAGATGGGAGCGGTAGGGTCTTGGTGGTGCATGAGAGGAATTATAACAAGAAAGCGGCACTCTTCCAGAGGGTTATTTGGCTTTGAGCGGATGTCCATGGACGTTTATAATAACCCTTGTGAAGCAATGGCTGAAGAAATTTCGTGAGCGCGCCGAAGCCCTGGAAAAAGAAGCCTGCGTGCTGGTACAGGCATACCGTCATCCGCGCACACCCTGGTATGCCCGCGCGCTGGCGGTGCTGGTGCTGGCGCATACCTTCAGTCCCATAGACCTGATTCCCGATTTCATCCCCGTGCTGGGCGTGCTGGATGACTGGATCATCACTCCGCTGGGCATTGCGCTGGTAATTCGCTTGATTCCGCCCGAGGTAATGGCGGAAGCCCGCCGGCAGGTGGAAGAAAATGGCAGTGCCAGCCCCGCCCTGCGCCGTTTGGGGGCGGCGCTGGTCATTCTCTTGTGGCTGGTGGTGCTGGTGTGGCTGGGCAGAGCGTTGGGATTGGGAATGAAAAGCGGAGGAACATAAACTTTCCTCCGCACTTGGTTGACGAAAAAGGTTTGGTTTATGCAGGTTGGAGTTCAAGCCATTGGGTACGCACCACCTGCGGATCGCTGGCGTAATGAAGCAGGCGCAATCCTTCCAGGCGGATCAGTTCCGGGAAGATTGTCTGGTAAATGCGGCAGTTGGGCGAACGGTGATAGGGGCTGTGCATCACCCTGCGGGTTTCCAGCGGGCATCCTCCACCGCACCAGTAGCGCCACGAACATTCCGCGCATTCTCCGCGTTCATCCACGGGGGGATTGATGAGATGGTATTTATCAGCACGAATATGGGAGACCGGGTCGGGGTCGTGCACGGTGGTTACCGGATGATGGAGCAGCATCTGGCATTGGGCGATGCCTCCCTGAGGGGTGAAGACCAGATAATCGGCGCCTGCTCCGCAGGGCAGGGTGTGCGGATATGCCAGCGTGGTACGATCCAGAATCCCCAGCAGGCTGAAGCGTGGCAGGTGGTGTTCGATGACTTTCAGAGCCGCTTGAATGCCAGCCAGAATGGCTTGTTCTTCGAGTTGCAGGTCGGCATGAGATTGAGAGAAGAGGCTCTGGCGGTAAAAGTTTAACTGGAAGATCAGTCCTCGTTCCAGCACCCACTCCACCAGTTCTGCCAGTCCGGCGGCGTTCCTGCCCGTCACGGTGATGGAGATGCTGGGGGGCAGTCCGTGTTCCAGCGCGAGTTCAACGGCTTGAGAGACCTTCTCAAACGAGCCTTTGCCATCGGCAAAGTGCCTCTGCGCGTCATGTCCTGTACCCAGTCCATCCAGAGAAATCATGAGCCGTATGCCGCGTGTTTTGAGCGCCTGTACCATTTCAGGGGTGAGCAGGGTGCCGTTGCTCAATACCACTTCGTCAAGATAGATGGGCTGTACTTCTGCCAGTTGTTGGGCATATCCGTGCAGTTCGAGGATGAGAGGAAAACGCAGAAGCGGCTCGCCCCCTGCGTACATGATTTTCACGCCGGTATAGGCGTGGCTCTGGGCGGAGCGGAAAAGGGCGTGCACGGCGGCTCTGCCGGTTTCCACGCTCATATCCTGAGGACGGTGGGGGAGGTAGCAGTAATCACAACGCAGGTTACAGCGGTCGGTCAAATGAAACCATGCGCTCAGGGCTTTCCAGCAGGAGGCGCCGGCTACAGGAACAAGCACAGGATAGAGGGTAAGATGAGAAGCGTTAGGGGAAAAGGCCGGAGTAGATTTTACGGGAATAAACTCCGAGGAGATTTTCTGGGGTTGGGGTTGAGTGGGAGTGTCGGTAAATTGGCTGGAATGAATCAGAGCATACGAGACGAAGGAGACCGGGTCTTGAAATGCCCCCCTGGCGGCAGGTGCATCACAACTACAGTCTCCATCCTTTAAGGGGATTTTGGAAGGCGAGTCGCAAGAGCAATCTCTATCCTGCACAGACATACGCTCAGGATTCAGCACCCCCTGCATGACCTGAATTTTCATGGATATCCTCCCTGCAATATAGCCCTTTGCGTATATTCTATTTTAGAGAAAAACTCTGCAAAATAGAAGGATGATTTTTTAAGAAAAGCCACCTCCACAGAGAATCCAGGGAGGTGGCTTATAGAACACCCGGAAGGACGTTTTAACTCAACGCAAAAGGGGTGAAGCGGGTGTGTACGTCGTAGTAGTCTTCCCGCTCGGCGCGTTTGAGGGCGTTGACAATTTGATAGGTCAGCGGGGTCATCACCACTTCCACGCCCACCTTGAAGAGGTAATTGGTCAGCATCAGCGTGCCGAACAGCGACCAGGGGAAGACGCCCGTCAGTGAGGCAACCAGGATGAAGACCAGCGTATCCACACCCTCGCCCACCAGGGTACTGCCGATGGTGCGCATCCATAAGAAGCGCCCCTGGGTCAGGACTTTCATGCGCGCCAGCACGATGGAGTTGCTGAATTCGCCTGCCAGGTAGGCAATCAAACTGGCGAGGACAATGCCGCCGGAGAACATCCCGCCCAGGATGGCATCGTAGGCAGATTGACCGGCGTATTCCTGCCAGGTGGCTTCGCCGGGCAGGTTACGCACCACCCAGAAGATGAAAGCGCTCAACGCCAGCATGGCAAACCCCGTCCAGATGACCCGCCGCGAGCGGCGGAAGCCATAAACCTCGGTCAGCACATCGCCAAAGATGTAACTGATGGGAAAGAGCAGGGTGCCCGCATCAAACGCCAGCGGGATGTTGCCGATGGACAGCCCCCAATCCACAATTTTGGCGGAAGAGGCAATGTTGCTGACAATCAGCACGGTGACAAACAGCGCCATGACCAGGTCGAGGTATCGATAAGAACGTTCTTCGTTTTGAGAAACACTCATACTTTCCACACGCTCCAAATATACAATTGCGCCCCAAGTATACCTGAATCCTCTTTAATTTTAAGGGGAAGCCGGGCGACTTTTCCTCTCCCCTGTAAATTCTCGCGCTTTTTGGTAAACTTACCCCCGACATGAAGCATATTCGTTCACTGGATGAATTTCCCCGCGGGCGCACCTATTTAACGGTAGGCTCTTTTGATGGCGTACACCGCGGACATCAGGGTTTGCTCAGCGCACTGGCGCAAGCCGCGCATCAGGCTGGCGCACAAAGTGCCGTGGTGACCTTTTTTCCCCATCCCGTGGCGGTTCTGCGGGGATTGTCTCAGCCCTACTATCTCACTTCTCCCGAAGAACGCGCCCGCCTGATGGGCGAGTGTGGCATTGATGTAGTGCTGACCCTGCCTTTTACCCGCGAACTGGCGGCGCTGAGCGCCCGTGAATTTGTCACCCTGCTCAGGGAGAAAGCCGGCATGGAGTCCCTCTGGGTGGGTTACGACTTTGCCCTCGGGCGTAACCGCGAGGGCAATGTGCCTGCACTTCAGCGTTTGGGTGAGGAATTGGGGTTTACCGTTCACGTTCTGCCGCCCGTGGCGCTGGAAGATATTCCGGTCTCGTCCAGTTTAATCCGCGCCGCACTGGAACAGGGCGATGTGGTCTCTGCCGCGCGCATGCTGGGACGCCCCTATACCATTGAAGGCGCAGTGGTTCACGGGGATGCCCGCGGGCGCACCCTGAACATTCCTACCATTAATATTTCCTTCTGGGCGGAACAGCGCCTGCCTGCTTTTGGCGTCTATGCCTGCCGTGTGGAAGTTGAGGGGCTTGTGCTGGACGCGGTTGCCAACATCGGCATCCGCCCGACTTTTGCCAATCCCAACGGCGAGGTGCGCCTGGAAGCCCACTTGCTGGACTTTTCGGGCGATTTGTATGACAGGACCGTGCGCCTGCAGTTTGTCGCTTTCCTGCGCCCTGAACGCCGTTTTGAATCGGTTGAGGCGCTGGTGGCGCAGATTCAACAGGACATCCAGCACGCCAGGGAGGTGTTGACTCATGCCGCTTAACCGTCAGGTGTACCTGCTCGATTCCATGCGCTTGCCCCC of Anaerolinea thermophila UNI-1 contains these proteins:
- the rsgA gene encoding ribosome small subunit-dependent GTPase A, with the translated sequence MSDEASLIPGRVIRLQSGFYTVETPQGTWTCKLRGRFKLEQKDGDVISVGDCVQILPLSDGTGVIEVIEPRHSELVRMDPRPRGEYRQILLANIDQIVAVFACANPEPRLRMLDRFLVIAEKQGIPAVIIANKVDLVGMERARELFGMYPPLGYPVIYTSVRQGVGLDEVRECLRGKITGLAGPSGVGKSSLLNAIQPHLGLAVREVSEASGKGRHTTVVRQLFRLEMGGYVADLPGLRALALWDTQPEELDGYFPELRDRVAQCQFSDCTHTTEPGCAVLAALERGEIHPARYESYLRMRFGGEE
- a CDS encoding radical SAM/SPASM domain-containing protein, with translation MKIQVMQGVLNPERMSVQDRDCSCDSPSKIPLKDGDCSCDAPAARGAFQDPVSFVSYALIHSSQFTDTPTQPQPQKISSEFIPVKSTPAFSPNASHLTLYPVLVPVAGASCWKALSAWFHLTDRCNLRCDYCYLPHRPQDMSVETGRAAVHALFRSAQSHAYTGVKIMYAGGEPLLRFPLILELHGYAQQLAEVQPIYLDEVVLSNGTLLTPEMVQALKTRGIRLMISLDGLGTGHDAQRHFADGKGSFEKVSQAVELALEHGLPPSISITVTGRNAAGLAELVEWVLERGLIFQLNFYRQSLFSQSHADLQLEEQAILAGIQAALKVIEHHLPRFSLLGILDRTTLAYPHTLPCGAGADYLVFTPQGGIAQCQMLLHHPVTTVHDPDPVSHIRADKYHLINPPVDERGECAECSWRYWCGGGCPLETRRVMHSPYHRSPNCRIYQTIFPELIRLEGLRLLHYASDPQVVRTQWLELQPA
- a CDS encoding calcium-binding protein; the protein is MRRLRVLLGVMFVFILLGAVSAVAGANVVPVTRAGMITRTNTPNDFRPPACTANVTSIISGSGTLNGTPGNDLMLGSAVGDTLYGGAGNDCLMGGGGFDWLFGEDGNDYLNGGPGFDLCFGGLGLNTYDVSCEIQW
- a CDS encoding queuosine precursor transporter is translated as MSVSQNEERSYRYLDLVMALFVTVLIVSNIASSAKIVDWGLSIGNIPLAFDAGTLLFPISYIFGDVLTEVYGFRRSRRVIWTGFAMLALSAFIFWVVRNLPGEATWQEYAGQSAYDAILGGMFSGGIVLASLIAYLAGEFSNSIVLARMKVLTQGRFLWMRTIGSTLVGEGVDTLVFILVASLTGVFPWSLFGTLMLTNYLFKVGVEVVMTPLTYQIVNALKRAEREDYYDVHTRFTPFALS
- a CDS encoding calcium-binding protein yields the protein MSRKMRWAWMALGFLILVGSISAFAAANIVPFTHLGEILRANTVNDFKPPECAALNLTNIVVGSGTLTGTNQNDLILASPFNDTVNGRNGSECILGGGGDDYLDGRQGNDVILGGPGDDTLIGGTGNDYLIGGPGYDYCEGGGGTDTFDPSCEIQIQ
- a CDS encoding signal peptidase I translates to MRKYLLTRRALLIAALSLSALAFLWVLLAPSRFGGAVEYVIVSGDSMEPLFHKGDLVLLRRAPFYEVGDIVVYRYPGIGAVIHRIVDRRLDRFVLKGDHNTWVDGYEPAPDEILGKYWLWLPGMGTIFLQLRSPWALAILVGVGSLIWGLSSMQSKWTERRKKIKARVDDAIMAARQSAGQFDTAVMGAGKWLSGRQEGFLLVMYIIGILALVLGAFAFTRPVSLTAPDNLLYKQTGAYAYTGEVPAGVYDENRVVSGGAIFPKVSCGIEVAFDYQLQSQHPAQVSGTYQLMAVVNSTTGWRRTILLNEQPVLFSGKTFSAQAPLDVCEVEKMIAQVQEVTGAQTYQYFLSVYPQVKVSGTLGGMTLEETFNEPLSFTVQTDQIYLNAPAKEDANPLQPVKEGALVRMKTVDNTLSIFSMDVPVRTARTLSAVGLAIAALGIGLVLYLLQQAEGKDEKMLAKLAVGSRLVEVQDPLARGDARVVHLPALSDLLRLAEQREEVVFFHYAAPVATYYVRDGDVLYVHRKLGPAAAEGVDESTRQALVRALEKDEFALYFQPSVSLEDGRVVQLESFLRWRHPERGLLMPVQFLPEVERAGMMMQVDLWVLRRACEYLAQWREAGYPLYPVAINLSLQSLATEGFAAQAQAMVAGLGVSPEWLYLEIPENGLDVSPVGAENLRQLREAGFGIVLNAGERFNPEALEAEPVQQIKLGYPVVQKLSAVSEMQDLASRWISQAHERKIRVAAVGVETSQQLGFFRLHACDQAQGYWISPPVAAEDLPGFLAQKRAWVEVSSKPE
- a CDS encoding MBL fold metallo-hydrolase, producing MNIRILGAAQTVTGSQHLLEINGARVLLECGLFQGRRADTYTRNRTFPFNPRRLDAVILSHAHIDHSGNLPNLVKQGFEGPIYATPATAELAEIMVRDSAHIQEADAEYLNKKRLRRGEPPIEPLYTRADAEAVSPLFVPVPYNQPFEPAPGVHARFVDAGHILGSAGVILDLEENGTRRRVWFSGDIGREKLPLLKDPVLPENADYLLMECTYGDKPHRDPEAAYAEFREVALRTFERGGKVIIPAFAVGRTQEIVYSLNRMISDGDLPSVPVYVDSPLAVNASEVFMKHLELFDEETRQFIREHRHPALDFPTLTYIRDVEESKALNGLPGPMVIISASGMAETGRILHHLKNNLEDARNTVMIVSWQAPDTLGRRLADREFKVKIFGETYIRRAEVATIGGLSAHAGQDMLLKYALASRRSLRGITLVHGEELAAAALREKIIEAGFSKVEYPQSGTVLPLD
- a CDS encoding ribonuclease D; translation: MHHQDPTAPIWVATPTALRRMMNHLLACEQIAVDTESNGLHAYQEQICLIQFSVPGADYLVDPLASVNLSGLNEIFSNPGIEKVFHAAEYDILCLKRDFGFTFTHLFDTMIAARILGRSEVGLAALLEEHFGVTLDKRYQRANWARRPLPPAMLNYARLDTHYLIDLRNHLAKELAERGLTALAEEDFLRVCETPAAPAESRPPMWWDVAGTTDLPPQQASLLQALVEFREQQARFANLPPFRVLSNAVLIQIAEANPMTLEDLAEVQGLSYAHLERYGLGIMEALRRGRTRPAPQPPGYSRPNHQILKRLEMLKRWRKDAGRRMGVESDVILPRDTMHALAQCDVTTPEDIERLMAHLPWRWQTFGKELIQLLVKEKIS
- a CDS encoding YkvA family protein; its protein translation is MKQWLKKFRERAEALEKEACVLVQAYRHPRTPWYARALAVLVLAHTFSPIDLIPDFIPVLGVLDDWIITPLGIALVIRLIPPEVMAEARRQVEENGSASPALRRLGAALVILLWLVVLVWLGRALGLGMKSGGT
- a CDS encoding bifunctional riboflavin kinase/FAD synthetase, whose protein sequence is MKHIRSLDEFPRGRTYLTVGSFDGVHRGHQGLLSALAQAAHQAGAQSAVVTFFPHPVAVLRGLSQPYYLTSPEERARLMGECGIDVVLTLPFTRELAALSAREFVTLLREKAGMESLWVGYDFALGRNREGNVPALQRLGEELGFTVHVLPPVALEDIPVSSSLIRAALEQGDVVSAARMLGRPYTIEGAVVHGDARGRTLNIPTINISFWAEQRLPAFGVYACRVEVEGLVLDAVANIGIRPTFANPNGEVRLEAHLLDFSGDLYDRTVRLQFVAFLRPERRFESVEALVAQIQQDIQHAREVLTHAA